The genomic region TTAATAGCATGGCCTTTTAGTTCATCAATTTGCTTAACATCTAAATCGGCATTTACCAATACAGTTAAGGCTTCTGAATAAAGGGAAAGCAGTGAGCGTAGTTCGCTATATGGACCTTGTTCACTAAATTCACCAGCTCCTTGGTAGGCTTGCCAATGAACGTCTGACTGAACGATGGCTAAGTCAATGTCGCCACTTTGTAATGCTTCAATATTGTCGCTAGATCCACCAGAGCTTTCTGCAGTACAGCTTAATTTTCGGTGTTCGTTGCTTTGTTCAAGAAGTCGGCATAACGCGTTGCCAGTTGGGTAATAAACACCGCTTACGTTACCAGTGCCTACAAATAAGTACTCATTGCTATGCGCAAGGTTTGCGTTGATCGCCAGTGCAGCAGTCAACAAATATAGAGAAAATCGTGTCATCTTATCACCCAAAAATGTCTTCTTTCCTTAGAATAACCTAGCCAATATACACAGTTATTTAGTAAAACGCTTGTTCGGGCGGCTAAGTTGTGAGCTGGAAAACCTTTGATTTTTCTTGTTGTTAAACTATTTAAAGGCAAAAATGACTGGGTTTAGAGTAAAAGCACAGATATTTTGGCCGAATATTTTTGATCTAGTTAAACAAAGCGCTGTTTATGTTTCGTTTAGTCCCTCGTTGCCTGACAATAATCCGTTATAATCATTTCAAGTTATTTATCTATGGTTAGTTGCTTGGCTTTATTACCTCCCTCTCAATATACATTAGAAATTTGTTGTTATAGTGAAGATGACATTATAAGTGCCATTCAAGGCGGCGCTACACGTATCGAGTTATGCGCAGGCCAGCGTGATGGTGGCACCACACCAAGCTATGGCGCATTACTGCAGGCGAGTAAACACCTGTCAAAAATAGACATAGTGGTGATGATCCGCCCGCGTGGTGGGGACTTTTGTTATACCCGCAGTGAGCTTCAACAGATGGTCGAAGACATTAAGCTAGTTGAGCAGTTGGGTTTTAAAGGAGTGGTATTTGGGGCACTAACGGAGCAAGCTTCAGTTGATCTCGATGCCTGTAAGTTGCTTATTGCAGCCGCAAATAACCTAGTGAGCACTTTTCATCGAGCCTTTGACTGTACAGCTAATCCTACTATTGCCGCAAAGCAACTCAGTGATTTAGGCATAGATAGAGTGTTAAGCTCAGGACAAAAGAACCACATTGAGCAGGGTTTAACATTGCTACTAGCCCTACAGCAACAGCATCAAAATATAGAATGGATCGTCGCGGGCGGGGTTCGTGCTCACAACCTAGCCATGCTTAAAAAGCAGGGAGTAAAGCACTTTCACAGTGCCGCCTCTGAGCCGTTAATTAGCAAATTTGATACCCGCTATGCCTTGGCAATGGCCGCAGATAAGGATCCACAATTGGAATTGCAGCGCGCACAAGTCTCTCAACAGGAAGTCAGCGCCATGGCCTTGGCTTTAGAGCGTAATTAACATGCTGCCAAACTTACTGCATAGAGTTCGCCATTTTGTCTACTACCTAGCCAGTTCCTTAAAGAATCGCGGCATAGCGATGTTTGGAGCTTATTTGTTGGTACAGGCTAGCTGGCTCGCCATATTTGCGCCTTTGTCGATAGTGGTGAGTGAAGCCTTGATGTCTTGGTATGGACTTAAGGGCGTTGCCAACCAAGAGTTGTTGGCCTTCTTCCTATCGCCCAGTGGTTACTTGTTTGCAATCTGGCTGGTGGCTATGGCTTTGTTTAACTTCTTTTTACAACAAGGCGCGTTAACCCTGTTGCTTGCACAGCACGAAGTAAACAAGCGCTCGGTGTCGCAAGCGATCCGTTTGTTGGTGAACCGGGCGTGGACAATTGCTAGGTTGGCATTTTTGCAATCAGCCTTGCTGATTAGTATTAGCTGTACCTTGTTGTTTATTGGCCGTTGGTTGTTTGGCTTAATGCTTGCCGACTGGGATATTAACTATTATCTCGACCAGCAACGAAATCAGCTTTGGTTTTATTTTGCTGCCTTAAGCATAGGTGGTTTACCTTTAGCTGTTTGGCTTGGGTCTAAGTGGCTTAATTGGTGGTTTGCCTTGCCATTTTGCATGCTGCAAAAAAAGCCCCTGCTGGCGCAACTCAAGGATTCAACCCAACTCAGTATTGGCCAACGTAAGTTGATCTTGTGTTTGAACCTTGCTTGGTTTGCCTTACGTACTTCTGTGTTTGTTGCGGTGATCGCCGGTTTTATTTGGTTACTTCGCATTAGTTTAAATTGGTGGGCGCCAGAAGATGTTACTCCTTTAGCCTTGTTTTTGTTTAGTGCAACAGTGCTAGCGGGTGGCTCTATTGTTAGCTTCCTAGACACTTGGCTATACGCAAGTATTCAATTTTATCTGTTTAAGGTATTAGCTAAACAACACAAAGAAAGCCTGAGCAAACACCACCAACAAGTATTGAAAGAAAACCACCGTGTGCATTTAGGGCTACGGTTAATTTTTATCGCTGTCTTGCTGTTGGGCGCCAGTGAAATGAAAGAAGAAGTCGCTGCGTTTAACCAGCGTTTTAGCGAGCCAAGTACCATGCTTGTAATGGGCCACCGAGCTGGAGGTTGGTTAGCCTTAGAAAACAGTTTAGAAGGCTTACAAAAGTCGATAAACCTTGAATTGCCAGTGACGGAAATAGATGTTCAATTAACCGTTGATGGTCAAATAGCGGTGGTGCACGACCGCGATTTACGCCGCCTAACTGGCAGTGATTTAGTGGTGCCAGAAAGCTCATTTGCGCAAATTCAACAAGCCTTTGTAGATGCTGGTTTTAGCCAACCACAGGCTTTACCTTACTGGTTAGAAAAGAGCGCTAACAAGATTACTTTAAACATTGAACTTAAACGCTACGACAGTTCTTTAGCCTTGGTACCTGCGCTGTTAGATTCACTAAAAGAATATCCATACCCGGTCATCATAAGTAGTTTAGATATTGAGCTACTTGAAGAATTAAAGCAGAAAATTAGCGGTACCGAATTAGCCGATAGAATTAGTACGGCCTTTATTGCGGCTGCCAGTTTTGGTGAATCGGCTGTGCAACAAAATGTTGATATGTTGATAGTGAACCAACAATGGGTAAACGCCTGGCGATTATTCAGTGCGCAACAGCGAGGCCAAGAAGTACACGTATGGACAGTTAACAATGCTGCAGACGTGGAGCGGCTTTATTATTTGCGGGTAAATGGGGTGGTTACCGACTCGCCGATTATGGCTTTAGAAACATTAGAACGACTTTACGGCTTAAGTGAAGTTGATCATATAGTAAATAGTTTGCGCTATTGGTTAGCACTTTAAACAAGATGCTAGCTAAGGATTATGGTCATCCTATTTGGGTGCTAGGCCAAGCTCGTCTAGCTTGAACAAGATTTCTGTTTTGTGTTGTTGTTTAATCTCTTGCCAGTGACGATCTTCTCTTGCGCCGATAATGGCATAGATAGAATTTAAACCGGTACCTTTTACTGTTGATTTCAAGCGAGCATAAAGCTGGTAAGGGTCTATAGCCATAAAATCATCAACGGAGTGGATATTGACCTCTGCCAATATTTCTTCACTGCGTGGACCAAAGCCTTTTAAATCTCTCAAGCGCTTTGGCTTAGCTGATGTTTTAGTCATGCTGACTTTGACCTCTTAGCGAAAGCTTGAAGAAATTTTCAAAGGCTAACCAACGCTGTCGCTGCTCTTCAACCGTGCTTAAATAGAAGCTTAGACTCTGCTTGGGGTGTCGTTGATTCAAGGCAAACAAGTCCAAGCGCGAGATACAGCCTAATTTGGGATAACCGCCAATTGTTTGCCTATCGACAGACAGGATTATTGGCAAGCCATTGGGCGGTATTTGTACTGCGCCTAAAGCAATCGCTTCTGACTCTTTAGTAAGTGGAACATCCTTTATCGCCGAGCCATTTAGCCTTAGTCCCATTCGATCACTTAAGTCACTAAGTTGATAGTCTTGTTGCAAAATTTGTTGCCGTTGCTGCTGACTAAATGAATGAAACTGGTAACCCGGAATAAGCGCGAGTTTTAAGTGCTCTTTATAGCTAGGAATATAACGATTTGGTGTTTGTTGCACTGGAGTGGAGTCGAGTTGCTTAGCACTTTTTAGCGGATAGAAGAGTTTGTCATTTGGTTTTAAGGCGCGCCCGTTAAAGGGACCTAAGGCCTGCTTAGGTGAGCTGCTTACGCTATCAAGCTCGCTGTTTAGTATAAAGCCGCCTTGTATCGCTAAGTAGGCTCTTAGCCCCGAGCGACTGGGGCCGAGATGCAAAGTTTGACCCGCTTCAACTCGAATACTTTGCCAGCTAGCGATTTGGTTGTTGTTTGCTTGTGTAGGTTCAAGGCTAAGCGGCATGGCTGCACCACATACTGCTACTAGGCATGCCTGCTCAAAATGCAACTTTGCGCCACCAAAGGTGATTTCTAGGGCAGGGCTGTTAACGGGATTACCTAGCAAGCGGTTGGCCCAATTAAAGGCATGTTTGTCTGCTGGCCCCCCTGGACTTACGCCAATATGTTGAAAGCCGATACGCCCGTGATCAACAATTAACATTTGTGGTCCGCTACGAAGTACAGTGAGTGAAGCTGCTTTAGTCACTGCTGCCTCCGTAATTGAGAAATTCCTTATAAGTGAGTTCAACAAAGCGTACTTGGTCACCCACTTCTAAGGGACACATTGGTTCGACATTCTTATCGAATAACTTAATTGGGCTTTGGCCAATAATATGCCAGCCGCCGGGGCTATCGCAGGGATACACCGCACTCATATCTTCCGCTATTGCTAAGCTGCCAGCGGGTACTTTACTTGCTGGAGTGGACTTACGAGCTAGACTTAGCTGTGGGCTTAATCCGCTTAGGTAAGTAAAGCCGGGCATAAAGCCAATCATCTTTACTTGATAAACACCTTGCTTATGCAGCTCAATAACCTGATTAACACTTAGTTGCAGTTGCTGAGCTACCGCTGATAAATCAGGTGCAAGCTGCTGTGCGTAGCAAACAGGGATTTCAAAAGTTTGCTTAGATGAAGGTCTGCCTAGTTGTAGCTCAAACTGTTGAACTGCCGCGCCAATTGATTCGAACTGTGTTTGGTTATTGCCAATGCAAAGTAGGGTATCGCTGGCCACGATTATATCGCTGATGTTGTCTAGCTGATCCTTTAAGAAGCTCGCTAATTGTGGAAGCGCTTGGCAATGGCTGACTGAATGGCTGCTTATTAATACGCTATCTTCATTCACGTAATCGATGCAATACATAGTGATTAGTCGATGTTTGACATTTGAATTTGTTTTTTGATGGCTTGAACCAGCTTAACGGCTGCTTGATTGTCGCCATGAACGCATAAGGTGT from Agarivorans sp. Alg241-V36 harbors:
- a CDS encoding copper homeostasis protein CutC: MALLPPSQYTLEICCYSEDDIISAIQGGATRIELCAGQRDGGTTPSYGALLQASKHLSKIDIVVMIRPRGGDFCYTRSELQQMVEDIKLVEQLGFKGVVFGALTEQASVDLDACKLLIAAANNLVSTFHRAFDCTANPTIAAKQLSDLGIDRVLSSGQKNHIEQGLTLLLALQQQHQNIEWIVAGGVRAHNLAMLKKQGVKHFHSAASEPLISKFDTRYALAMAADKDPQLELQRAQVSQQEVSAMALALERN
- a CDS encoding glycerophosphodiester phosphodiesterase family protein translates to MLPNLLHRVRHFVYYLASSLKNRGIAMFGAYLLVQASWLAIFAPLSIVVSEALMSWYGLKGVANQELLAFFLSPSGYLFAIWLVAMALFNFFLQQGALTLLLAQHEVNKRSVSQAIRLLVNRAWTIARLAFLQSALLISISCTLLFIGRWLFGLMLADWDINYYLDQQRNQLWFYFAALSIGGLPLAVWLGSKWLNWWFALPFCMLQKKPLLAQLKDSTQLSIGQRKLILCLNLAWFALRTSVFVAVIAGFIWLLRISLNWWAPEDVTPLALFLFSATVLAGGSIVSFLDTWLYASIQFYLFKVLAKQHKESLSKHHQQVLKENHRVHLGLRLIFIAVLLLGASEMKEEVAAFNQRFSEPSTMLVMGHRAGGWLALENSLEGLQKSINLELPVTEIDVQLTVDGQIAVVHDRDLRRLTGSDLVVPESSFAQIQQAFVDAGFSQPQALPYWLEKSANKITLNIELKRYDSSLALVPALLDSLKEYPYPVIISSLDIELLEELKQKISGTELADRISTAFIAAASFGESAVQQNVDMLIVNQQWVNAWRLFSAQQRGQEVHVWTVNNAADVERLYYLRVNGVVTDSPIMALETLERLYGLSEVDHIVNSLRYWLAL
- a CDS encoding TfoX/Sxy family DNA transformation protein; translation: MTKTSAKPKRLRDLKGFGPRSEEILAEVNIHSVDDFMAIDPYQLYARLKSTVKGTGLNSIYAIIGAREDRHWQEIKQQHKTEILFKLDELGLAPK
- a CDS encoding biotin-dependent carboxyltransferase family protein, yielding MTKAASLTVLRSGPQMLIVDHGRIGFQHIGVSPGGPADKHAFNWANRLLGNPVNSPALEITFGGAKLHFEQACLVAVCGAAMPLSLEPTQANNNQIASWQSIRVEAGQTLHLGPSRSGLRAYLAIQGGFILNSELDSVSSSPKQALGPFNGRALKPNDKLFYPLKSAKQLDSTPVQQTPNRYIPSYKEHLKLALIPGYQFHSFSQQQRQQILQQDYQLSDLSDRMGLRLNGSAIKDVPLTKESEAIALGAVQIPPNGLPIILSVDRQTIGGYPKLGCISRLDLFALNQRHPKQSLSFYLSTVEEQRQRWLAFENFFKLSLRGQSQHD
- a CDS encoding allophanate hydrolase subunit 1; the protein is MYCIDYVNEDSVLISSHSVSHCQALPQLASFLKDQLDNISDIIVASDTLLCIGNNQTQFESIGAAVQQFELQLGRPSSKQTFEIPVCYAQQLAPDLSAVAQQLQLSVNQVIELHKQGVYQVKMIGFMPGFTYLSGLSPQLSLARKSTPASKVPAGSLAIAEDMSAVYPCDSPGGWHIIGQSPIKLFDKNVEPMCPLEVGDQVRFVELTYKEFLNYGGSSD